In a single window of the Acyrthosiphon pisum isolate AL4f chromosome X, pea_aphid_22Mar2018_4r6ur, whole genome shotgun sequence genome:
- the LOC100159417 gene encoding uncharacterized protein LOC100159417, with amino-acid sequence MTSTDDLEFTEHAAACFSERTLPLMLPLNIYYRPLLNELNSDAYNDVEQLVKNTFPNCNVSQIRLVCAPQLYGMYMLRKEEMNLAVGQRVQEKLLFHVTTESRAMESLDCGLDWRRTRRNKFGRGVSFSDDADYANYYANKSPSEETRVIMICWVLVGETYVVPRQREYAGRSLVVPPGCADTTMSHNGRVYVKYNNNEFYPLYFVYYQRKPEYLTNSKYFRRDKISFSPSLEEIVRIFGDVFKSPTN; translated from the exons ATGACGTCCACCGATGATTTGGAGTTTACCGAACACGCTGCGGCCTGTTTTTCAGAGCGTACCTTGCCGCTCATGCTCccccttaatatttattaccgtCCGTTGCTTAACGAACTGAACAGTGATGCCTACAACGATGTCGAACAACTCGTGAAAAATACATTTCCCAAC TGCAACGTCAGTCAGATACGCCTAGTCTGCGCCCCGCAGCTGTATGGCATGTATATGTTGCGTAAAGAAGAAATGAATTTGGCCGTTGGCCAAAGGGTCCAGGAGAAGTTGCTGTTCCACGTGACCACCGAATCCAGAGCCATGGAGTCGTTGGACTGCGGACTCGACTGGAGACGCACCCGGCGCAACAAGTTCGGGCGCGGAGTTTCGTTCAGCGACGACGCTGACTACGCTAATTATTATGCCAACAAATCCCCCAGcgaag AAACACGAGTGATCATGATATGCTGGGTGCTGGTCGGTGAAACGTACGTGGTCCCACGACAGAGGGAGTATGCAGGGAGATCCTTGGTCGTACCACCCGGCTGTGCGGATACGACGATGAGCCATAACGGCCGCGTATACgtaaagtataacaataatgaattttatccACTGTACTTTGTGTACTACCAGCGAAAGCCAGAATACCTGACCAATAGCAAATATTTCCGTCGGGACAAGATATCTTTTAGTCCTTCACTTGAAGAAATTGTTCGTATTTTTGGTGACGTATTTAAATCCCCGACCAACTGA
- the LOC100572557 gene encoding uncharacterized protein LOC100572557 isoform X1 yields the protein MYSPHRSKDSQRSSKFTAHAAVQLQRRHNNSTSSHYDGGQLLENLGHKDSVQLERLVHETFPTCNADLIHVVNDPQMYGMYLLRKEEMRYGDKELILYHVTSMSRALESLTNGLDWRRTRRSKFGCGVLFSDDADYSNYYADHFTKEESCVIIVCAVLVNKTQQESGNRNLIVPTGGADTTLSSNDRVYVKYNDYDFYPLYLMYYRRTPEHLNKSKYFRNNSHNQWQQNNRVVQQQKLKQQQSLNSQRERDQAERLQQERLQQEREQAQRQQELRVEHQQELRVERHQAQKSLVACRRAAVQQEQHNNRVMHQQQQKKQQQELKAQRERDQTERLQQEQEQAQRQQEREQVQRQQEREQAQRQQEREQAQRQQELRVERQHAQKSLVACRRAAVQQEQHNNRVMHQQQQKKQQQELKAQRRRDQTERLQQEREQAQRQQERGQEWRESVCQGQEPHERRRLERDQEQLYSRKLTADGSICSVHRHRFCMTNTMYHSCSSIRKSSGASEFTRHAAPCYSERISPFMHHHIFTDPGRPLLNELNSNAYNDVEQLVKSTFPNCNIDQIRLVHAPQMNGMYMLRHEEMKLTLGQNVQEKLLFHVTTKSRAMESLKSGLDWRCTKRKKFGYGVFFSDDADYANYYADKRTTEKTRVIMICNVLVSETYVVPKKRNVNSFDQGVVPPSRVYVKYNDNDFYPLYFVYYQQRPEHMTKSKYFHVNTRQAMDRQDYLDDKGYHKGQNICYHGENDDYSNKLNGVDIYEYLDSKGIYDYDYDTPEEICYDDENDDYSNELRGDDLHDYLEAKGYYDRHKDDTFEQNTYDNDENDDIIN from the exons ATGTATTCGCCTCACAGAAGTAAAGACTCCCAAAGGTCGTCAAAGTTTACCGCGCACGCTGCGGTCCAATTGCAAAGGCGGCACAATAACTCGACGTCCAGCCACTATGACGGGGGTCAGCTACTCGAAAATCTGGGCCACAAAGACTCCGTACAACTCGAACGTCTCGTCCACGAAACATTTCCTACG TGCAACGCCGATCTGATACATGTTGTCAATGACCCGCAGATGTATGGTATGTACTTGCTGCGCAAGGAAGAAATGCGGTATGGTGACAAGGAACTTATTCTCTATCACGTGACCTCCATGTCCAGGGCTTTGGAGTCGTTGACAAACGGACTTGACTGGCGGCGCACCAGACGCTCCAAGTTTGGATGTGGTGTGTTGTTCAGCGACGACGCCGACTATTCCAATTATTATGCCGACCATTTCACCAAAGAAG AAAGTTGTGTGATCATCGTCTGTGCCGTGCTGGTCAATAAAACACAGCAGGAGTCGGGCAATAGGAATTTGATCGTACCGACAGGTGGTGCCGACACGACCCTGAGCTCCAACGACCGCGTGTACGTCAAATACAACGACTACGACTTCTATCCGTTGTACCTAATGTACTACCGACGGACACCGGAACACTTGAACAAAAGCAAATATTTCCGCAATAACTCCCACAATCAATGGCAGCAAAACAACCGGGTGGTGCAGCAGCAGAAACTGAAGCAGCAGCAATCGTTGAATTCGCAGCGCGAGCGAGATCAGGCAGAGCGTCTGCAGCAAGAGCGTCTGCAGCAAGAGCGAGAGCAGGCACAGCGTCAGCAAGAGCTGCGGGTGGAGCATCAGCAAGAGCTGCGGGTGGAGCGACATCAAGCGCAGAAATCGCTGGTGGCTTGTCGTCGTGCAGCGGTTCAACAGGAACAGCATAACAACCGGGTGATGCATCAGCAGCAGCAGAAGAAGCAGCAGCAAGAGTTGAAAGCGCAGCGCGAGCGAGACCAGACAGAGCGTCTGCAGCAAGAGCAAGAACAGGCACAGCGTCAGCAAGAGCGAGAGCAGGTACAGCGTCAGCAAGAGCGAGAGCAGGCACAGCGTCAGCAAGAGCGAGAGCAGGCACAGCGTCAGCAAGAGCTGCGGGTGGAGCGACAGCATGCGCAGAAATCGCTGGTGGCTTGTCGTCGTGCAGCGGTTCAACAGGAACAGCATAACAACCGGGTTATGCATCAGCAGCAGCAGAAAAAGCAGCAGCAAGAGTTGAAAGCGCAGCGCAGGCGAGATCAGACAGAGCGTCTGCAGCAAGAGCGAGAGCAGGCACAGCGTCAGCAAGAGCGAGGGCAGGAATGGCGAGAATCCGTTTGTCAAGGGCAGGAGCCACATGAGCGTCGTCGACTGGAGCGGGATCAAGAGCAGTTATACTCTAG GAAGCTCACCGCAGACGGTTCAATATGTTCTGTTCATCGGCATAGATTCTGCATGACGAATACGATGTACCATAGCTGTAGCAGCATTAGGAAGTCCTCCGGCGCTTCGGAGTTTACCCGGCACGCTGCGCCCTGTTATTCGGAACGTATCTCGCCGTTCATGCACCACCATATATTTACTGATCCCGGCCGTCCCCTGCTTAACGAATTGAACAGCAATGCTTATAATGATGTTGAACAACTCGTAAAAAGTACATTTCCCAAC TGCAACATAGATCAGATACGCCTGGTTCACGCCCCTCAGATGAACGGCATGTATATGTTACGCCATGAAGAAATGAAATTGACCCTCGGCCAAAATGTCCAGGAGAAGTTGTTGTTCCACGTGACCACTAAATCCAGAGCCATGGAGTCGTTGAAAAGTGGACTCGATTGGAGATGCACCAAGCGAAAAAAGTTTGGTTACGGAGTGTTCTTCAGTGACGACGCCGACTACGCCAACTATTACGCCGACAAACGCACTAccgaaa AAACACGAGTGATTATGATATGCAACGTACTGGTTAGTGAAACGTACGTGGTCCCGAAAAAGAGAAATGTGAACTCCTTCGATCAAGGGGTCGTACCACCCAGCCGCGTATACGTCAAGTACAATGATAATGACTTTTATCCACTGTACTTTGTATACTACCAGCAGAGACCGGAACACATGACCAAGAGCAAATATTTCCATGTCAACACACGCCAGGCTATGGATCGCCAAGACTACCTAGATGACAAAGGCTACCACAAAGGACAAAATATATGCTACCACGGCGAAAACGACGACTATAGCAACAAACTCAATGGCGTCGATATCTATGAATATCTAGATTCCAAAGGCATCTACGACTACGACTACGACACACCTGAAGAAATATGCTATGATGACGAAAACGATGACTATAGCAACGAACTCAGAGGCGACGATCTCCATGATTACCTAGAAGCCAAGGGCTACTACGACCGCCACAAAGACGatacatttgaacaaaataCTTACGACAACGACGAAAACGATGACATTATCAACTAA
- the LOC100572557 gene encoding uncharacterized protein LOC100572557 isoform X2 → MYSPHRSKDSQRSSKFTAHAAVQLQRRHNNSTSSHYDGGQLLENLGHKDSVQLERLVHETFPTMYGMYLLRKEEMRYGDKELILYHVTSMSRALESLTNGLDWRRTRRSKFGCGVLFSDDADYSNYYADHFTKEESCVIIVCAVLVNKTQQESGNRNLIVPTGGADTTLSSNDRVYVKYNDYDFYPLYLMYYRRTPEHLNKSKYFRNNSHNQWQQNNRVVQQQKLKQQQSLNSQRERDQAERLQQERLQQEREQAQRQQELRVEHQQELRVERHQAQKSLVACRRAAVQQEQHNNRVMHQQQQKKQQQELKAQRERDQTERLQQEQEQAQRQQEREQVQRQQEREQAQRQQEREQAQRQQELRVERQHAQKSLVACRRAAVQQEQHNNRVMHQQQQKKQQQELKAQRRRDQTERLQQEREQAQRQQERGQEWRESVCQGQEPHERRRLERDQEQLYSRKLTADGSICSVHRHRFCMTNTMYHSCSSIRKSSGASEFTRHAAPCYSERISPFMHHHIFTDPGRPLLNELNSNAYNDVEQLVKSTFPNCNIDQIRLVHAPQMNGMYMLRHEEMKLTLGQNVQEKLLFHVTTKSRAMESLKSGLDWRCTKRKKFGYGVFFSDDADYANYYADKRTTEKTRVIMICNVLVSETYVVPKKRNVNSFDQGVVPPSRVYVKYNDNDFYPLYFVYYQQRPEHMTKSKYFHVNTRQAMDRQDYLDDKGYHKGQNICYHGENDDYSNKLNGVDIYEYLDSKGIYDYDYDTPEEICYDDENDDYSNELRGDDLHDYLEAKGYYDRHKDDTFEQNTYDNDENDDIIN, encoded by the exons ATGTATTCGCCTCACAGAAGTAAAGACTCCCAAAGGTCGTCAAAGTTTACCGCGCACGCTGCGGTCCAATTGCAAAGGCGGCACAATAACTCGACGTCCAGCCACTATGACGGGGGTCAGCTACTCGAAAATCTGGGCCACAAAGACTCCGTACAACTCGAACGTCTCGTCCACGAAACATTTCCTACG ATGTATGGTATGTACTTGCTGCGCAAGGAAGAAATGCGGTATGGTGACAAGGAACTTATTCTCTATCACGTGACCTCCATGTCCAGGGCTTTGGAGTCGTTGACAAACGGACTTGACTGGCGGCGCACCAGACGCTCCAAGTTTGGATGTGGTGTGTTGTTCAGCGACGACGCCGACTATTCCAATTATTATGCCGACCATTTCACCAAAGAAG AAAGTTGTGTGATCATCGTCTGTGCCGTGCTGGTCAATAAAACACAGCAGGAGTCGGGCAATAGGAATTTGATCGTACCGACAGGTGGTGCCGACACGACCCTGAGCTCCAACGACCGCGTGTACGTCAAATACAACGACTACGACTTCTATCCGTTGTACCTAATGTACTACCGACGGACACCGGAACACTTGAACAAAAGCAAATATTTCCGCAATAACTCCCACAATCAATGGCAGCAAAACAACCGGGTGGTGCAGCAGCAGAAACTGAAGCAGCAGCAATCGTTGAATTCGCAGCGCGAGCGAGATCAGGCAGAGCGTCTGCAGCAAGAGCGTCTGCAGCAAGAGCGAGAGCAGGCACAGCGTCAGCAAGAGCTGCGGGTGGAGCATCAGCAAGAGCTGCGGGTGGAGCGACATCAAGCGCAGAAATCGCTGGTGGCTTGTCGTCGTGCAGCGGTTCAACAGGAACAGCATAACAACCGGGTGATGCATCAGCAGCAGCAGAAGAAGCAGCAGCAAGAGTTGAAAGCGCAGCGCGAGCGAGACCAGACAGAGCGTCTGCAGCAAGAGCAAGAACAGGCACAGCGTCAGCAAGAGCGAGAGCAGGTACAGCGTCAGCAAGAGCGAGAGCAGGCACAGCGTCAGCAAGAGCGAGAGCAGGCACAGCGTCAGCAAGAGCTGCGGGTGGAGCGACAGCATGCGCAGAAATCGCTGGTGGCTTGTCGTCGTGCAGCGGTTCAACAGGAACAGCATAACAACCGGGTTATGCATCAGCAGCAGCAGAAAAAGCAGCAGCAAGAGTTGAAAGCGCAGCGCAGGCGAGATCAGACAGAGCGTCTGCAGCAAGAGCGAGAGCAGGCACAGCGTCAGCAAGAGCGAGGGCAGGAATGGCGAGAATCCGTTTGTCAAGGGCAGGAGCCACATGAGCGTCGTCGACTGGAGCGGGATCAAGAGCAGTTATACTCTAG GAAGCTCACCGCAGACGGTTCAATATGTTCTGTTCATCGGCATAGATTCTGCATGACGAATACGATGTACCATAGCTGTAGCAGCATTAGGAAGTCCTCCGGCGCTTCGGAGTTTACCCGGCACGCTGCGCCCTGTTATTCGGAACGTATCTCGCCGTTCATGCACCACCATATATTTACTGATCCCGGCCGTCCCCTGCTTAACGAATTGAACAGCAATGCTTATAATGATGTTGAACAACTCGTAAAAAGTACATTTCCCAAC TGCAACATAGATCAGATACGCCTGGTTCACGCCCCTCAGATGAACGGCATGTATATGTTACGCCATGAAGAAATGAAATTGACCCTCGGCCAAAATGTCCAGGAGAAGTTGTTGTTCCACGTGACCACTAAATCCAGAGCCATGGAGTCGTTGAAAAGTGGACTCGATTGGAGATGCACCAAGCGAAAAAAGTTTGGTTACGGAGTGTTCTTCAGTGACGACGCCGACTACGCCAACTATTACGCCGACAAACGCACTAccgaaa AAACACGAGTGATTATGATATGCAACGTACTGGTTAGTGAAACGTACGTGGTCCCGAAAAAGAGAAATGTGAACTCCTTCGATCAAGGGGTCGTACCACCCAGCCGCGTATACGTCAAGTACAATGATAATGACTTTTATCCACTGTACTTTGTATACTACCAGCAGAGACCGGAACACATGACCAAGAGCAAATATTTCCATGTCAACACACGCCAGGCTATGGATCGCCAAGACTACCTAGATGACAAAGGCTACCACAAAGGACAAAATATATGCTACCACGGCGAAAACGACGACTATAGCAACAAACTCAATGGCGTCGATATCTATGAATATCTAGATTCCAAAGGCATCTACGACTACGACTACGACACACCTGAAGAAATATGCTATGATGACGAAAACGATGACTATAGCAACGAACTCAGAGGCGACGATCTCCATGATTACCTAGAAGCCAAGGGCTACTACGACCGCCACAAAGACGatacatttgaacaaaataCTTACGACAACGACGAAAACGATGACATTATCAACTAA
- the LOC100572557 gene encoding uncharacterized protein LOC100572557 isoform X3, with protein MYSPHRSKDSQRSSKFTAHAAVQLQRRHNNSTSSHYDGGQLLENLGHKDSVQLERLVHETFPTCNADLIHVVNDPQMYGMYLLRKEEMRYGDKELILYHVTSMSRALESLTNGLDWRRTRRSKFGCGVLFSDDADYSNYYADHFTKEESCVIIVCAVLVNKTQQESGNRNLIVPTGGADTTLSSNDRVYVKYNDYDFYPLYLMYYRRTPEHLNKSKYFRNNSHNQWQQNNRVVQQQQQQELKAQRERDQTERLQQEQEQAQRQQEREQVQRQQEREQAQRQQEREQAQRQQELRVERQHAQKSLVACRRAAVQQEQHNNRVMHQQQQKKQQQELKAQRRRDQTERLQQEREQAQRQQERGQEWRESVCQGQEPHERRRLERDQEQLYSRKLTADGSICSVHRHRFCMTNTMYHSCSSIRKSSGASEFTRHAAPCYSERISPFMHHHIFTDPGRPLLNELNSNAYNDVEQLVKSTFPNCNIDQIRLVHAPQMNGMYMLRHEEMKLTLGQNVQEKLLFHVTTKSRAMESLKSGLDWRCTKRKKFGYGVFFSDDADYANYYADKRTTEKTRVIMICNVLVSETYVVPKKRNVNSFDQGVVPPSRVYVKYNDNDFYPLYFVYYQQRPEHMTKSKYFHVNTRQAMDRQDYLDDKGYHKGQNICYHGENDDYSNKLNGVDIYEYLDSKGIYDYDYDTPEEICYDDENDDYSNELRGDDLHDYLEAKGYYDRHKDDTFEQNTYDNDENDDIIN; from the exons ATGTATTCGCCTCACAGAAGTAAAGACTCCCAAAGGTCGTCAAAGTTTACCGCGCACGCTGCGGTCCAATTGCAAAGGCGGCACAATAACTCGACGTCCAGCCACTATGACGGGGGTCAGCTACTCGAAAATCTGGGCCACAAAGACTCCGTACAACTCGAACGTCTCGTCCACGAAACATTTCCTACG TGCAACGCCGATCTGATACATGTTGTCAATGACCCGCAGATGTATGGTATGTACTTGCTGCGCAAGGAAGAAATGCGGTATGGTGACAAGGAACTTATTCTCTATCACGTGACCTCCATGTCCAGGGCTTTGGAGTCGTTGACAAACGGACTTGACTGGCGGCGCACCAGACGCTCCAAGTTTGGATGTGGTGTGTTGTTCAGCGACGACGCCGACTATTCCAATTATTATGCCGACCATTTCACCAAAGAAG AAAGTTGTGTGATCATCGTCTGTGCCGTGCTGGTCAATAAAACACAGCAGGAGTCGGGCAATAGGAATTTGATCGTACCGACAGGTGGTGCCGACACGACCCTGAGCTCCAACGACCGCGTGTACGTCAAATACAACGACTACGACTTCTATCCGTTGTACCTAATGTACTACCGACGGACACCGGAACACTTGAACAAAAGCAAATATTTCCGCAATAACTCCCACAATCAATGGCAGCAAAACAACCGGGTGGTGCAGCAGC AGCAGCAGCAAGAGTTGAAAGCGCAGCGCGAGCGAGACCAGACAGAGCGTCTGCAGCAAGAGCAAGAACAGGCACAGCGTCAGCAAGAGCGAGAGCAGGTACAGCGTCAGCAAGAGCGAGAGCAGGCACAGCGTCAGCAAGAGCGAGAGCAGGCACAGCGTCAGCAAGAGCTGCGGGTGGAGCGACAGCATGCGCAGAAATCGCTGGTGGCTTGTCGTCGTGCAGCGGTTCAACAGGAACAGCATAACAACCGGGTTATGCATCAGCAGCAGCAGAAAAAGCAGCAGCAAGAGTTGAAAGCGCAGCGCAGGCGAGATCAGACAGAGCGTCTGCAGCAAGAGCGAGAGCAGGCACAGCGTCAGCAAGAGCGAGGGCAGGAATGGCGAGAATCCGTTTGTCAAGGGCAGGAGCCACATGAGCGTCGTCGACTGGAGCGGGATCAAGAGCAGTTATACTCTAG GAAGCTCACCGCAGACGGTTCAATATGTTCTGTTCATCGGCATAGATTCTGCATGACGAATACGATGTACCATAGCTGTAGCAGCATTAGGAAGTCCTCCGGCGCTTCGGAGTTTACCCGGCACGCTGCGCCCTGTTATTCGGAACGTATCTCGCCGTTCATGCACCACCATATATTTACTGATCCCGGCCGTCCCCTGCTTAACGAATTGAACAGCAATGCTTATAATGATGTTGAACAACTCGTAAAAAGTACATTTCCCAAC TGCAACATAGATCAGATACGCCTGGTTCACGCCCCTCAGATGAACGGCATGTATATGTTACGCCATGAAGAAATGAAATTGACCCTCGGCCAAAATGTCCAGGAGAAGTTGTTGTTCCACGTGACCACTAAATCCAGAGCCATGGAGTCGTTGAAAAGTGGACTCGATTGGAGATGCACCAAGCGAAAAAAGTTTGGTTACGGAGTGTTCTTCAGTGACGACGCCGACTACGCCAACTATTACGCCGACAAACGCACTAccgaaa AAACACGAGTGATTATGATATGCAACGTACTGGTTAGTGAAACGTACGTGGTCCCGAAAAAGAGAAATGTGAACTCCTTCGATCAAGGGGTCGTACCACCCAGCCGCGTATACGTCAAGTACAATGATAATGACTTTTATCCACTGTACTTTGTATACTACCAGCAGAGACCGGAACACATGACCAAGAGCAAATATTTCCATGTCAACACACGCCAGGCTATGGATCGCCAAGACTACCTAGATGACAAAGGCTACCACAAAGGACAAAATATATGCTACCACGGCGAAAACGACGACTATAGCAACAAACTCAATGGCGTCGATATCTATGAATATCTAGATTCCAAAGGCATCTACGACTACGACTACGACACACCTGAAGAAATATGCTATGATGACGAAAACGATGACTATAGCAACGAACTCAGAGGCGACGATCTCCATGATTACCTAGAAGCCAAGGGCTACTACGACCGCCACAAAGACGatacatttgaacaaaataCTTACGACAACGACGAAAACGATGACATTATCAACTAA